Part of the Quadrisphaera sp. DSM 44207 genome, CCCCGTGGTTGACGTCGTAGGTCACCTCGCCGAGCAGGTCGCCGAGGGGGTCGTTGGACAGCTCGGCCATGTGCACCACGGCGTCGAAGCCGGCGAGGTCGGAGGCCTCCAGCTCGCGCACGTCGCGCGCCAGCGTCGCCACGGACCCGGCGACGTCGTGGTAGAGCCACCCCGCCTTGTAGTAGCCCGTGTCGACGCCGAGCACCTCGTGGTCGTCGGCCACCAGCAGGGGCGCCAGCAGGCACCCCAGGTAGCCCTCCGTACCCGTGACCAACACCTTCACCGCAGAACACCCACTCGAGACGTCGTCGGGACCGGGCTCCAGCCCGTGGACGGGCACACCATGCCAGCCGCGCGCCGCGGCGGGTCTTCTCGGGCGCCCGAGAAGACCCGTTAGGGCCAACCGTGCGTGCACGCCCCCGCGCGGCTCTGCCAGGGTGACCGCCGGCCGGCACTGACGCTCAGATCGAGGAGGACAGGATGACGAACGAGGCACCTCTCGCCGATGTCCCGGTGGTGATCCTCTGCGGCGGGATGGGCACCCGCCTGAGGGAGGCCAGCGAGAAGCTGCCCAAGCCGCTCGTGGACATCGGCGGAAAGCCGATCCTGTGGCACATCATGAAGACCTACAGCCACTTCGGGTTCCGCCGCTTCGTGCTGTGCCTGGGCTACAAGGGCGACCTGATCAAGGAGTACTTCCTCTCCCAGCGCTCGCGGCTGAACGACTTCACCCTGGTCCTGCACGGCGGCGGCGAGCCGGAGTACCACACCGCCCTGGACACCGAGGACTGGGAGATCACCTTCGCCGAGACGGGGCTGACCACCGCCACCGGGGCGCGGATCAAGCGCGTCGCCCACTACCTGGACGCCCCGCGCTTCGCCCTGACCTACGGCGACGGCATCGGTCCGGTCGACCTCCCGGCCCTGTTCGCGCAGCACACCGCCTCCAAGCGCCTGGGCACGCTCACCGGCGTGCACCCGGCGGGCCGCTACGGCGAGATGCAGATCAGCGGCGACGCCGTGGAGCAGTTCAACGAGAAGCCGAGCACCCAGACCGGCTACGTCAACGGCGGCTTCTTCGTCTTCGAGCGCGAGTTCGTCGACAAGTACCTCGACGACGACCCCTCGGAGATGCTCGAGCACGCGCCCCTGGGCCAGCTGGCCCGCGACGGCGGCCTGGGCATCTTCCGCCACGAGGGCTTCTGGATGGGCATGGACACCTACCGCGACTGGACCGAGCTGAACCACCGCTGGGACTCCGGGGACGCTCCGTGGAGGGTGTGGCGAGACTGAGGCGAGCGGCGCGCGCACGCCGCGGGCGCGAGGACTCCTCGCGCCGCGCGGGCCGAACCCCGGCCTGATCCGCCACACTGCTGCCGTGCCCGCCCGCCGCCCACCCGCTCCCCGCCCCGCGCAGAGCGCTGCCGGGCGGGGCGGTGCCGGGCGCGCGGGCGGCGCGGACCGCGCCGAGCCCGCGCGAGAGCCCCGGGCCGCTCGCGCGGCGGGCACAGCGGACTCTGCGGGCGCGGCGGGCGCGGCGGGCGCGGCGCGGGCGGGACGCGCCTGGGAGGGGCTGCAGGCGCGGCTGCCGTGGCTGCGCCGGCTGCGGGGCATGACCGTCGGGGCGGGCCTGGTGCTCGCGAGCGTGCTGTTCGGGCTCGTGTCCGTCGTGCCGCCGCTGCGCAGCTGGGTGGCCCAGCAGGCCGAGCTCGGGGAGCTGCGCGAGGACGTCGCCGCCCGGCAGGTGCGCGTGCAGCAGCTGCAGGCGGAGGTCGACCGCTGGGACGACCCGGCGTACGTCAGCGCCCAGGCCCGCGCGCGCCTGCACTACGTGCTGCCCGGGGAGCGCGCCTACGTGGTGGTCGACCCGCCGACCGGTGCGGTGCCCGAGGACTCCGCGCCGCCGCCGGCGGAGGAGGACGAGTCCTGGCTGCAGGAGCTGTGGCGGGCGGTGCGCGGGGACAGCGGCACCCTGGAGGACGGCGTCCTGGAGGGCGCCCCGTGACGGACGGGCCGGCCGAGGCCGACCTGCGGGCGGTCCAGCGCCAGCTCGGCCGGCCCCCGCGCGGCGTCGCCGGGGTCGCCCACCGCTGCTCGTGCGGCCTGCCGGACGTCGTCCGCACCCGCCCGCGGCTGCCCGACGGCACCCCGTTCCCGACCACCTACTACCTCTCGTGCCCGCGCGCGGCCTCGCTCGTGGGGACGCTGGAGTCCTCGGGCCTGATGCGGCGGATGACCGAGCGGCTCGCCGAGGACCCGGAGCTGGCCGCCGGGCACCGCGCCGCGCACGAGGACTACCTGGCCCGGCGCGCCGCGCTGGGGGAGGAGGTGCCCGAGATCGAGGGCGTCTCCGCGGGCGGCATGCCGGAGCGGGTCAAGTGCCTGCACGTGCTCCTCGCGCACGCCCTGGCCGCCGGGCCCGGCGTGAGCCCCCTGGGCGACGAGGTGCGCGAGGCGCTGGGGGACTACGGCGCCGCCGGCCCCTGCGTGGCCACCGACGGCTGAGCCGCGGCGTCCAGGCTCACCACCACGGGCAGGGCGGAGCCGGGCAGGGTGAAGCGGATCGTCGCGCCGCCCCCCGGCGTCTCCTCCGCCCAGATCCGCCCGCCGTGGCGGTGCACGACGCGCTGGCACGTCGCCAGGCCGATGCCGTGGCCCGCCGCCGCGCCGGGCCCGCCGGCGCGCTCGAACATGCCGAACACCGCCGCCCGGTGCTCCTGGGGGATGCCGCGGCCGTCGTCGGCCACGGCGATCGTCCAGCCGCCGTCGCCCGGCTCGGCCCAGCAGCGCACGCGCGGGGGCCGGTCCGGGCGGCGGAACTTCACCGCGTTGGCCACGAGGTTCTGCAGCAGCTGGCGCAGCTGGACGGCGTCCCCCGCCAGCACGGGCAGGGGTCCGGCCTCCAGGCTCGCGCCGGCCGCCTCCAGGTCCGCGAGCAGGTCCAGGCGCACGAGCTCCAGGACGCCGCCGACGTCCACCGGCGTGCACGCGACCTCCTCCGCGCCGGCCGCGGCGTAGCCGAGGAGGGCGTCGATGAGCGCGGCCATGCGCGCGGCGCCGCCGCGGGCCGTCGCGAGCCAGTCCCGGGCCCGCTGGTCCAGCCGCTCGCCGTAGACCTCCGCGACCAGCTCGACGTAGCCGTCGACGACGGTCAGGGGCGCGCGCAGGTCGTGGCTGGCGACGGCGGCGAAGTGCTCCAGCTCGCCGTTGGAGCGCTCCAGCTCCGCGACGGCGGTGGCGAGGGCGGCGCTGCGCGCGGCCAGCTCGGCGTGGGCGAGCTCCAGCGTGGTGCGCGCCTCCTCCGCCGCGGCCGCGAGGTGGTGGTGGCGCCGCGCCTGGCGGCGGCGCTCGAACAGGCCCACGAGCACGCGGGCGAGGTCCTGCAGCGCCGCGTCGTGCGGCGTCTCGGGCGGCGCGCCGTGGACGCACAGCGCCCCGAGCACGTGGCCCTCGGGGGAGACCAGGGGCGCGGCCGCGCTCACGGGGCCGTCGCCGCCGGCGCGCGCGAGCACGTGCCGGCGTCCCGCGGCCAGCAGCACCACCGCGGCGCCCGCGGCGCCCGTCGCGGCGCGGGCCAGGCGCAGCACCGCGGCGACCTCCGGGTCGGCGGGCGCCGACAGCAGGGCGTACTCGCCCAGCACCTCCCGGCGCCGGGCCTCGGCGTCCTCGCGCGGCGTGCGCGGGCCGGCGGCTGCAGCCACGGCGCCTCCTGGGTGGTCGCTGCGCGGCGCGCTGGCCGCGGGCCCCGCCCGCGCGGGTCCGTTCCCCCCATCGGCCGAACGCGCCCGCTCCTTGACCGCCCCCGCCCGGGCCGGACCGGCCGGGTCCGGGGGTTCAGGAACGGGCCCCGCGTGCCGACCCCTCCGGGGTGACCACCGCCCCGCCGACCGCACAGGAGCGCTCATGACCACCGTGCTGGTCGCCGACGACGACGCCGACATCCGCGAGCTCGTCGCCTTCAAGCTGTCCCAGTCCGGCTACGAGGTCGTGCCCGTGCCCGACGGCGTGGCCGCCCTGGACGCCGTCCGGGACCACCGCCCGGACCTCGTGGTCCTGGACCTGATGATGCCGGGGCTGTCCGGGCTCGACGTGTGCGCCGAGCTGCGCCGCGCGCCCGAGACGGCGTCCCTGCCGGTGATCGTGCTGACGGCGAAGGCGCAGGAGCACGACGTCGCGATCGGGTTCGCCACCGGCGCCGACGACTACGTGGTCAAGCCCTTCAGCCCTCGGGAGCTGGTCAGCCGGGTCCAGGCGGTCCTCGCCCGAGCCGGCTCGTGAGCGCGGCAGCGGCGCTGCTGACGGCGATCGCCTGCCTCGCCGTGCTCGTCGCCGCGCTCGCGGCCGCCATCGCCTCCCGCCGCGCGCTGCGCCGCCGCCGCGCCGCGCGCGACCGGCGCCTCGCCGAGCCGCTGCGCCCGCTGCTGCTCCTGCTCGTCGCCGGGGAGGAGGAGGAGTCGGCCGCCGCCGCGGCGCGCCTGTCCTCCCTCGACCCCGCCGCGTGGCGGGTCGTCGAGCCCGCCGTCGTCGCCCTGCTCGGCAAGGTCCGCGGCGACGCCCAGCGCGACGTCGTCCGCCTGCTGGAGGACCGCGGCGTGCTCGCGGGCGCCCGCCGGGGCCTGGCCTCGGCCAGCGCCGTGCGCCGCGCCGGCGCCGCCCACCTGCTGGGTGCGGCCGGCGACGACCGGGCCGCGCGCCGCCTGGTGCAGCGGCTGTGCGACCGCGACCCGGAGGTGCGCCAGGTCGCCGCCCGCACGCTGGGCCGCACGGGCTCCCCCGAGGTCGCCGTCCCGCTGCTCGCGGCCCTGGCCGAGGGCCGCGTCCCGGCCGCCGTCGTGGCCCAGGCGCTGCTGCGCATCGGCCTGCCGGCCGCCGCCGCGCTCGCGCGCGCGACGAGCTCCCCGGTGCCGGCCGTGCGCACGACCGCCGTCGAGGTCCTCGGCCGCGTCGGCGCGGTCTCGGCGTTCCCGCAGCTGCAGCTGCGCCTGTTCCGCGACCCGCTGCCGGAGGTGCGCGCCCGCGCCGCGACGGCGCTGGGCCGCCTCGGCGCGCCCGCGGCGCTGCACGCCCTCATGGAGGCCGCCTCCCCCGCCGAGCCGCTCGCCGTCCGCCTGGCCGCCACGCGCGCGCTCGGGGAGCTGGGCGACCCCGCGGCCGGGCAGCGCCTGCGCCTGCTCCTGCACGAGCCCGACGCCCGCGTCGCGTCCACCGCGGGCACCGCCCTGCTGGCCCTCGGCGACGAGGGGCGCGCGGTGCTGCTCGACGTCGCCGCCGGCCGCGCGTCGGCCCGCGCCGGCGCCCGCGCCCGGGAGGCGCTGGCCGTGGCGCAGCTGTCCGACCCGGCGCCCGTCCCCGACGCGGCGCCCGCCCCCGACGCGGCGCCCGACCCGGTGCCCGACCCGGTGCTCGACCCGGCGCCCGACCTGGTGCTCGCCCCCGCCCTGGTGGGCGCCTCGTGAGCGACCT contains:
- a CDS encoding glucose-1-phosphate cytidylyltransferase, translating into MTNEAPLADVPVVILCGGMGTRLREASEKLPKPLVDIGGKPILWHIMKTYSHFGFRRFVLCLGYKGDLIKEYFLSQRSRLNDFTLVLHGGGEPEYHTALDTEDWEITFAETGLTTATGARIKRVAHYLDAPRFALTYGDGIGPVDLPALFAQHTASKRLGTLTGVHPAGRYGEMQISGDAVEQFNEKPSTQTGYVNGGFFVFEREFVDKYLDDDPSEMLEHAPLGQLARDGGLGIFRHEGFWMGMDTYRDWTELNHRWDSGDAPWRVWRD
- a CDS encoding septum formation initiator family protein, yielding MPARRPPAPRPAQSAAGRGGAGRAGGADRAEPAREPRAARAAGTADSAGAAGAAGAARAGRAWEGLQARLPWLRRLRGMTVGAGLVLASVLFGLVSVVPPLRSWVAQQAELGELREDVAARQVRVQQLQAEVDRWDDPAYVSAQARARLHYVLPGERAYVVVDPPTGAVPEDSAPPPAEEDESWLQELWRAVRGDSGTLEDGVLEGAP
- a CDS encoding DUF501 domain-containing protein — protein: MTDGPAEADLRAVQRQLGRPPRGVAGVAHRCSCGLPDVVRTRPRLPDGTPFPTTYYLSCPRAASLVGTLESSGLMRRMTERLAEDPELAAGHRAAHEDYLARRAALGEEVPEIEGVSAGGMPERVKCLHVLLAHALAAGPGVSPLGDEVREALGDYGAAGPCVATDG
- a CDS encoding ATP-binding protein — protein: MAAAAGPRTPREDAEARRREVLGEYALLSAPADPEVAAVLRLARAATGAAGAAVVLLAAGRRHVLARAGGDGPVSAAAPLVSPEGHVLGALCVHGAPPETPHDAALQDLARVLVGLFERRRQARRHHHLAAAAEEARTTLELAHAELAARSAALATAVAELERSNGELEHFAAVASHDLRAPLTVVDGYVELVAEVYGERLDQRARDWLATARGGAARMAALIDALLGYAAAGAEEVACTPVDVGGVLELVRLDLLADLEAAGASLEAGPLPVLAGDAVQLRQLLQNLVANAVKFRRPDRPPRVRCWAEPGDGGWTIAVADDGRGIPQEHRAAVFGMFERAGGPGAAAGHGIGLATCQRVVHRHGGRIWAEETPGGGATIRFTLPGSALPVVVSLDAAAQPSVATQGPAAP
- a CDS encoding response regulator transcription factor, coding for MTTVLVADDDADIRELVAFKLSQSGYEVVPVPDGVAALDAVRDHRPDLVVLDLMMPGLSGLDVCAELRRAPETASLPVIVLTAKAQEHDVAIGFATGADDYVVKPFSPRELVSRVQAVLARAGS
- a CDS encoding HEAT repeat domain-containing protein, producing MSAAAALLTAIACLAVLVAALAAAIASRRALRRRRAARDRRLAEPLRPLLLLLVAGEEEESAAAAARLSSLDPAAWRVVEPAVVALLGKVRGDAQRDVVRLLEDRGVLAGARRGLASASAVRRAGAAHLLGAAGDDRAARRLVQRLCDRDPEVRQVAARTLGRTGSPEVAVPLLAALAEGRVPAAVVAQALLRIGLPAAAALARATSSPVPAVRTTAVEVLGRVGAVSAFPQLQLRLFRDPLPEVRARAATALGRLGAPAALHALMEAASPAEPLAVRLAATRALGELGDPAAGQRLRLLLHEPDARVASTAGTALLALGDEGRAVLLDVAAGRASARAGARAREALAVAQLSDPAPVPDAAPAPDAAPDPVPDPVLDPAPDLVLAPALVGAS